In a genomic window of Physeter macrocephalus isolate SW-GA chromosome 14, ASM283717v5, whole genome shotgun sequence:
- the ZHX3 gene encoding zinc fingers and homeoboxes protein 3 isoform X2, whose amino-acid sequence MASKRKSTTPCMIPVKTVVLQDTGAEALPEEPVPEGPPQELPPEAATASGEATQGTSSPDSTALANGHRSTLDGYTYACKCCDFRSQDITRFVGHLSSEHTDFSKDPNFVCTECSFLAKTPEGLSLHNAKCHSGEASFVWNVAKPDNHVIVEQSVPESTSPPDPSGEPNMEGTDGQAEIIITKTPIMKIMKGKAEAKKIHTLKENVPSQPTGEALPNPSAGDTEVKEGDHAFVNGAAPVSQASTNSAKPPHSANGPLLGTVPVLPAGIAQFLSLQQPPPHAQHHAHQPLPTAKSLPKVMIPLSSIPTYNAAMDSNSFLKNSFHKFPYPTKAELCYLTVVTKYPEEQLKIWFTAQRLKQGISWSPEEIEDARKKMFNTVIQSVPQPTITVLNTPLVAGGGSVQHLIQPTLPGHVVGQPEGTAGGLLVTQPLMANGLQAPSSSLPLAATSVPKLPAVAPINTVCSNTTSAVKVVNAAQSLLTACPSITSQAFLDASIYKNKKSHEQLSALKGSFCRNQFPGQSEVEHLTKVTGLSTREVRKWFSDRRYHCRNLKGSRAGLAGEHGALLVDSVPEVPFSLASKAPEVTCLLTAATPATPPSAKRQSWHQTPDFTPTKYKERAPEQLRALENSFAQNPLPLDEELDRLRTETKMTRREIDGWFSERRKKVSAEEAKKAEEGTSQGEEEAAEDDGEEGSARDLRVPGEDGSPEAPGSHVLAERKVSPIKINLKNLRVTEANGKGELPGLGTCEPEDDVPSKPVEQLPGKVSYRKTAQQRHLLRQLFLQTQWPSNQDYDSIMAQTGLPRPEVVRWFGDSRYALKNGQLKWYEDYRRGNFPPGLLVISPGNRELLQDYYMTHKMLYEQDLQSLCDKTQMSAQQVKQWFAERMGEETRAVADTDETD is encoded by the exons ATGGCCAGCAAGAGGAAGTCCACCACCCCGTGCATGATCCCCGTGAAGACTGTGGTGCTGCAGGACACCGGCGCCGAGGCCCTGCCCGAGGAGCCCGTGCCCGAGGGGCCCCCGCAGGAGCTGCCCCCAGAAGCTGCCACCGCCAGCGGCGAGGCCACCCAGGGCACCAGCAGTCCAGACAGCACCGCACTGGCCAACGGGCACCGGAGCACCTTGGACGGCTACACATATGCCTGTAAATGCTGTGACTTCAGATCCCAGGACATAACCCGGTTTGTGGGACACCTGAGCTCAGAGCACACAGACTTTAGCAAAGACCCAAACTTTGTATGCACTGAATGCAGTTTTCTGGCAAAAACTCCTGAGGGGCTTTCTCTGCACAATGCCAAGTGTCACTCAGGGGAAGCCAGCTTTGTGTGGAATGTGGCCAAGCCAGACAATCATGTCATCGTGGAGCAGAGTGTCCCCGAGAGCACCAGCCCTCCCGACCCGTCGGGGGAGCCAAACATGGAAGGGACGGATGGACAGGCGGAAATCATCATCACCAAAACTCCAATCATGAAGATAATGAAAGGCAAAGCCGAAGCCAAAAAAATTCACACGCTCAAGGAGAACGTCCCCAGTCAACCTACTGGGGAGGCCTTACCGAACCCTTCAGCTGGGGACACGGAGGTGAAAGAGGGGGACCACGCCTTTGTCAACGGGGCAGCCCCGGTCAGCCAGGCCTCTACCAACTCCGCAAAACCCCCCCACTCGGCCAACGGGCCCCTGCTGGGGACGGTGCCGGTGCTGCCTGCGGGCATCGCCCAGTTCCTCTCCCTTCAGCAGCCGCCCCCGCACGCCCAGCACCACGcccaccagcccctgcccacGGCCAAGTCCCTCCCCAAAGTGATGATCCCCCTGAGCAGCATTCCCACGTACAACGCGGCCATGGACTCCAACAGCTTTCTGAAGAACTCCTTCCACAAGTTCCCCTACCCAACCAAAGCCGAGCTCTGCTATTTGACTGTGGTCACCAAGTACCCGGAAGAACAGCTCAAGATCTGGTTCACCGCCCAGAGGCTGAAGCAAGGTATCAGCTGGTCCCCGGAGGAGATTGAGGACGCCcggaaaaagatgttcaacacggTCATTCAGTCCGTCCCTCAGCCCACGATCACTGTCCTCAACACCCCGCTGGTTGCCGGTGGCGGCAGCGTCCAACATCTCATCCAGCCCACTCTGCCTGGCCACGTGGTGGGCCAGCCAGAGGGCACAGCTGGGGGACTTCTGGTCACTCAGCCACTGATGGCCAATGGGTTGCAGGCACCCAGCTCATCTCTCCCCCTGGCAGCCACATCTGTCCCCAAGCTGCCCGCTGTTGCGCCCATTAACACCGTGTGTTCAAATACAACGTCCGCCGTGAAGGTGGTGAATGCTGCCCAGTCCCTCCTCACGGCGTGCCCCAGCATCACCTCCCAAGCCTTCCTGGATGCCAGCATCTACAAAAACAAGAAATCTCACGAACAGCTGTCAGCTCTGAAAGGGAGCTTCTGTCGGAACCAGTTCCCAGGACAGAGCGAAGTTGAGCATCTGACCAAAGTGACCGGCCTCAGCACCCGTGAGGTGCGGAAGTGGTTCAGCGACCGCAGGTACCACTGCCGGAACCTGAAGGGCTCCAGGGCCGGGCTGGCTGGGGAGCATGGTGCCCTCCTCGTCGACTCTGTGCCCGAGGTGCCCTTCTCCCTGGCGTCCAAGGCCCCGGAGGTGACCTGCCTCCTGACAGCGGCCACCCCGGCTACCCCCCCTTCTGCCAAGCGACAGTCCTGGCACCAGACCCCCGACTTCACACCAACCAAATACAAGGAGCGGGCCCCCGAGCAGCTCAGAGCCCTGGAGAACAGTTTTGCACAAAACCCCCTTCCTCTCGACGAGGAACTGGACCGCCTGAGGACCGAGACCAAAATGACCCGCAGGGAGATTGATGGCTGGTTTTCAGAGAGACGGAAAAAAGTGAGTGCCGAGGAGGCCAAGAAGGCTGAGGAGGGCACCTctcagggggaggaggaggccgcCGAGGACGATGGGGAGGAGGGCTCTGCCAGGGACCTGAGGGTCCCAGGGGAAGACGGCTCCCCGGAAGCGCCCGGCAGCCACGTGCTGGCAGAACGCAAAGTCAGCCCCATCAAAATCAACCTCAAGAACCTGCGAGTCACGGAGGCCAACGGCAAGGGCGAGCTCCCGGGGCTGGGCACCTGTGAGCCCGAGGACGACGTGCCCAGCAAGCCAGTGGAGCAGCTGCCGGGCAAGGTGAGCTACAGGAAGACGGCCCAGCAGCGGCACCTGCTGCGGCAGCTCTTCCTGCAGACGCAGTGGCCCAGCAACCAGGACTACGACTCCATCATGGCCCAGACGGGCCTGCCGCGGCCTGAGGTGGTGCGCTGGTTCGGGGACAGCAGGTACGCCCTGAAGAACGGCCAGCTCAAGTGGTACGAAGACTACAGGCGGGGCAACTTCCCCCCCGGGCTGCTGGTCATCAGCCCCGGCAACCGGGAGCTGCTGCAAGACTATTACATGACCCACAAGATGCTGTACGAGCAGGACCTGCAGAGCCTCTGCGACAAGACCCAGATGAGCGCCCAGCAGGTCAAGCAGTGGTTTGCCGAGAGGATGGGCGAGGAGACCCGGGCCGTGGCCGACACGGATG AAACTGACTGA
- the ZHX3 gene encoding zinc fingers and homeoboxes protein 3 isoform X1: MASKRKSTTPCMIPVKTVVLQDTGAEALPEEPVPEGPPQELPPEAATASGEATQGTSSPDSTALANGHRSTLDGYTYACKCCDFRSQDITRFVGHLSSEHTDFSKDPNFVCTECSFLAKTPEGLSLHNAKCHSGEASFVWNVAKPDNHVIVEQSVPESTSPPDPSGEPNMEGTDGQAEIIITKTPIMKIMKGKAEAKKIHTLKENVPSQPTGEALPNPSAGDTEVKEGDHAFVNGAAPVSQASTNSAKPPHSANGPLLGTVPVLPAGIAQFLSLQQPPPHAQHHAHQPLPTAKSLPKVMIPLSSIPTYNAAMDSNSFLKNSFHKFPYPTKAELCYLTVVTKYPEEQLKIWFTAQRLKQGISWSPEEIEDARKKMFNTVIQSVPQPTITVLNTPLVAGGGSVQHLIQPTLPGHVVGQPEGTAGGLLVTQPLMANGLQAPSSSLPLAATSVPKLPAVAPINTVCSNTTSAVKVVNAAQSLLTACPSITSQAFLDASIYKNKKSHEQLSALKGSFCRNQFPGQSEVEHLTKVTGLSTREVRKWFSDRRYHCRNLKGSRAGLAGEHGALLVDSVPEVPFSLASKAPEVTCLLTAATPATPPSAKRQSWHQTPDFTPTKYKERAPEQLRALENSFAQNPLPLDEELDRLRTETKMTRREIDGWFSERRKKVSAEEAKKAEEGTSQGEEEAAEDDGEEGSARDLRVPGEDGSPEAPGSHVLAERKVSPIKINLKNLRVTEANGKGELPGLGTCEPEDDVPSKPVEQLPGKVSYRKTAQQRHLLRQLFLQTQWPSNQDYDSIMAQTGLPRPEVVRWFGDSRYALKNGQLKWYEDYRRGNFPPGLLVISPGNRELLQDYYMTHKMLYEQDLQSLCDKTQMSAQQVKQWFAERMGEETRAVADTDGEGQGPSDPAAVHKGMGDTYSEVSENSESWEPSAPEASSEPVDTPSPQAGPQLETD; encoded by the exons ATGGCCAGCAAGAGGAAGTCCACCACCCCGTGCATGATCCCCGTGAAGACTGTGGTGCTGCAGGACACCGGCGCCGAGGCCCTGCCCGAGGAGCCCGTGCCCGAGGGGCCCCCGCAGGAGCTGCCCCCAGAAGCTGCCACCGCCAGCGGCGAGGCCACCCAGGGCACCAGCAGTCCAGACAGCACCGCACTGGCCAACGGGCACCGGAGCACCTTGGACGGCTACACATATGCCTGTAAATGCTGTGACTTCAGATCCCAGGACATAACCCGGTTTGTGGGACACCTGAGCTCAGAGCACACAGACTTTAGCAAAGACCCAAACTTTGTATGCACTGAATGCAGTTTTCTGGCAAAAACTCCTGAGGGGCTTTCTCTGCACAATGCCAAGTGTCACTCAGGGGAAGCCAGCTTTGTGTGGAATGTGGCCAAGCCAGACAATCATGTCATCGTGGAGCAGAGTGTCCCCGAGAGCACCAGCCCTCCCGACCCGTCGGGGGAGCCAAACATGGAAGGGACGGATGGACAGGCGGAAATCATCATCACCAAAACTCCAATCATGAAGATAATGAAAGGCAAAGCCGAAGCCAAAAAAATTCACACGCTCAAGGAGAACGTCCCCAGTCAACCTACTGGGGAGGCCTTACCGAACCCTTCAGCTGGGGACACGGAGGTGAAAGAGGGGGACCACGCCTTTGTCAACGGGGCAGCCCCGGTCAGCCAGGCCTCTACCAACTCCGCAAAACCCCCCCACTCGGCCAACGGGCCCCTGCTGGGGACGGTGCCGGTGCTGCCTGCGGGCATCGCCCAGTTCCTCTCCCTTCAGCAGCCGCCCCCGCACGCCCAGCACCACGcccaccagcccctgcccacGGCCAAGTCCCTCCCCAAAGTGATGATCCCCCTGAGCAGCATTCCCACGTACAACGCGGCCATGGACTCCAACAGCTTTCTGAAGAACTCCTTCCACAAGTTCCCCTACCCAACCAAAGCCGAGCTCTGCTATTTGACTGTGGTCACCAAGTACCCGGAAGAACAGCTCAAGATCTGGTTCACCGCCCAGAGGCTGAAGCAAGGTATCAGCTGGTCCCCGGAGGAGATTGAGGACGCCcggaaaaagatgttcaacacggTCATTCAGTCCGTCCCTCAGCCCACGATCACTGTCCTCAACACCCCGCTGGTTGCCGGTGGCGGCAGCGTCCAACATCTCATCCAGCCCACTCTGCCTGGCCACGTGGTGGGCCAGCCAGAGGGCACAGCTGGGGGACTTCTGGTCACTCAGCCACTGATGGCCAATGGGTTGCAGGCACCCAGCTCATCTCTCCCCCTGGCAGCCACATCTGTCCCCAAGCTGCCCGCTGTTGCGCCCATTAACACCGTGTGTTCAAATACAACGTCCGCCGTGAAGGTGGTGAATGCTGCCCAGTCCCTCCTCACGGCGTGCCCCAGCATCACCTCCCAAGCCTTCCTGGATGCCAGCATCTACAAAAACAAGAAATCTCACGAACAGCTGTCAGCTCTGAAAGGGAGCTTCTGTCGGAACCAGTTCCCAGGACAGAGCGAAGTTGAGCATCTGACCAAAGTGACCGGCCTCAGCACCCGTGAGGTGCGGAAGTGGTTCAGCGACCGCAGGTACCACTGCCGGAACCTGAAGGGCTCCAGGGCCGGGCTGGCTGGGGAGCATGGTGCCCTCCTCGTCGACTCTGTGCCCGAGGTGCCCTTCTCCCTGGCGTCCAAGGCCCCGGAGGTGACCTGCCTCCTGACAGCGGCCACCCCGGCTACCCCCCCTTCTGCCAAGCGACAGTCCTGGCACCAGACCCCCGACTTCACACCAACCAAATACAAGGAGCGGGCCCCCGAGCAGCTCAGAGCCCTGGAGAACAGTTTTGCACAAAACCCCCTTCCTCTCGACGAGGAACTGGACCGCCTGAGGACCGAGACCAAAATGACCCGCAGGGAGATTGATGGCTGGTTTTCAGAGAGACGGAAAAAAGTGAGTGCCGAGGAGGCCAAGAAGGCTGAGGAGGGCACCTctcagggggaggaggaggccgcCGAGGACGATGGGGAGGAGGGCTCTGCCAGGGACCTGAGGGTCCCAGGGGAAGACGGCTCCCCGGAAGCGCCCGGCAGCCACGTGCTGGCAGAACGCAAAGTCAGCCCCATCAAAATCAACCTCAAGAACCTGCGAGTCACGGAGGCCAACGGCAAGGGCGAGCTCCCGGGGCTGGGCACCTGTGAGCCCGAGGACGACGTGCCCAGCAAGCCAGTGGAGCAGCTGCCGGGCAAGGTGAGCTACAGGAAGACGGCCCAGCAGCGGCACCTGCTGCGGCAGCTCTTCCTGCAGACGCAGTGGCCCAGCAACCAGGACTACGACTCCATCATGGCCCAGACGGGCCTGCCGCGGCCTGAGGTGGTGCGCTGGTTCGGGGACAGCAGGTACGCCCTGAAGAACGGCCAGCTCAAGTGGTACGAAGACTACAGGCGGGGCAACTTCCCCCCCGGGCTGCTGGTCATCAGCCCCGGCAACCGGGAGCTGCTGCAAGACTATTACATGACCCACAAGATGCTGTACGAGCAGGACCTGCAGAGCCTCTGCGACAAGACCCAGATGAGCGCCCAGCAGGTCAAGCAGTGGTTTGCCGAGAGGATGGGCGAGGAGACCCGGGCCGTGGCCGACACGGATGGTGAGGGCCAGGGCCCCAGCGACCCTGCAGCAGTTCACAAAGGGATGGGCGACACCTATTCAGAGGTGTCCGAAAACAGTGAGTCATGGGAGCCCAGTGCCCCTGAGGCCAGCTCAGAGCCCGTTGACACGCCGAGTCCCCAGGCTGGACCTCAGCTGG AAACTGACTGA